The following proteins come from a genomic window of Microtus ochrogaster isolate Prairie Vole_2 chromosome 7, MicOch1.0, whole genome shotgun sequence:
- the LOC101998300 gene encoding olfactory receptor 1468-like, with translation MKNQTVITSFIFRDLPIPPEDQPLFYVLFLAMFLTTVMGNLIITILILLDSRLHTPMYFFLSNLSFSDLCFSFVTMPKLLKNMQSQDPSISYVGCLTQMYFFMVFGNMENFLLVVMAYDRYVAICFPLHYTSIMSPKLCVCLALLSWVITMLHSMLHTLLLARLSFCEDNVIPQFFCDISALLKLACSDIFINELMIFVLAGPFMVIPFSLIIVSYVKIVSSILKVSSARVIHKVFSTCGSHLSVVSLFYGTIIGVYLCPSANNSTVKETVIAMMYTVVTPMLNPFIYSLRNRDMKEALLRVLCKEKISL, from the coding sequence atgaaaaacCAAACTGTCATCACTTCCTTTATCTTTCGGGACCTACCCATACCCCCAGAGGATCAGCCACTGTTCTATGTCCTGTTCCTGGCCATGTTCCTCACCACTGTCATGGGGAACCTCATCATCACCATCCTCATTCTACTGGACTCCCGtctgcacactcccatgtacttctttctcagtaatttgtccttctctgacctctgtttttcctttgttaCAATGCCAAAGTTGCTGAAGAACATGCAGAGCCAAGATCCATCCATCTCCTATGTGGGTTGTCTGACACAAATGTACTTTTTCATGGTTTTTGGAAACATGGAAAACTTCCTTCTTGTGGtcatggcctatgatcgctatgtggccatctgcttcCCCCTTCATTATACCAGCATCATGAGCCccaagctctgtgtgtgtctggcacTGCTGTCATGGGTAATTACCATGCTACATTCCATGCTGCACACCCTACTCCTGGCTAGATTGTCATTCTGTGAAGACAACGTGATCCCTCAGTTTTTCTGTGACATATCTGCCCTTCTTAAGTTGGCCTGctctgacatttttattaatgaacTAATGATATTTGTCTTGGCAGGGCCCTTTATGGTCATCCCATTCTCACTCATAATTGTGTCCTATGTAAAAATTGTCTCCTCCATCCTAAAGGTTTCATCTGCTCGGGTTATCCACAAGGTCTTCTCCACCTGTGGCTCCCACCTGTCTGTAGTCTCACTGTTCTATGGGACAATTATTGGTGTCTACCTATGTCCATCAGCTAACAACTCTACTGTAAAAGAGACTGTCATAGCGATGATGTACACAGTGGTGACTCCCATGCTGAACCCCTTCATCTACAGTCTGAGGAACAGAGACATGAAAGAGGCCCTGCTAAGAGTCCTTTGTAAGGAGAAAATTTCTTTATAA